In one Drosophila gunungcola strain Sukarami chromosome 2R unlocalized genomic scaffold, Dgunungcola_SK_2 000004F, whole genome shotgun sequence genomic region, the following are encoded:
- the LOC128254278 gene encoding phospholipid scramblase 1 → MLQNDAVRTLQYDSEIRVAQQPSPSEPRVYDSHISITSQPRPETPRIPLPIPIATVTGSRSFIPLSGYDCLADLPSVHIEQTFELNEALTAVSSENRYVVRSPLGDAIFAASESSTEKSRLLWGAGRPFQMHLLDKTHQEALVFRKKLALGTLCCQPKCLEIWVPPGTLLGRVVQSPSFMQPEFFIEDGSTGEPVFCVEGPPNSGFYCFCLQRECYFRINSGGTMRASIDHKWLASKSQYTTNIYFSDTKLTAKERALILGSAFLLEYLYFQTRF, encoded by the exons ATGTTGCAAAACGACGCGGTACGGACTTTGCAATATGATAGTGAGATTCGTGTGGCCCAGCAGCCAAGCCCCTCAGAGCCTAGAG TTTACGACTCCCATATCAGCATTACATCGCAGCCACGGCCGGAAACTCCCCGGATTCCCCTGCCGATACCCATAGCCACAGTTACGGGCAGTAGGTCCTTTATTCCCCTATCCGGATACGATTGCCTAGCGGATCTGCCATCCGTGCATATTGAACAGACCTTTGAGCTGAATGAGg CTCTAACAGCAGTTTCTTCAGAAAATCGTTATGTGGTGCGATCTCCATTGGGCGATGCCATTTTCGCGGCCAGCGAAAGTTCCACAGAGAAAAGTCGTCTTCTCTGGGGAGCTGGACGACCCTTTCAGATGCACCTTCTCGACAAAACCCATCAAGAAGCGCTGGTCTTCCGAAAGAAACTAGCCCTGGGAACACTCTGCTGCCAGCCGAAATGTCTGGAGATCTGGGTGCCACCGGGTACTCTGCTCGGAAGAGTGGTGCAGTCACCCTCTTTCATGCAGCCAGAGTTCTTCATCGAGGATGGAAGCACAGGGGAGCCCGTGTTTTGTGTGGAAGGTCCTCCCAACTCTGGATTCTACTGCTTTTGCCTGCAGAGGGAATGCTACTTTAGG ATTAATTCAGGTGGCACTATGAGGGCTTCCATAGACCATAAATGGCTGGCCAGCAAGTCTCAGTacacaacaaatatttacttCAGTGATACAAAGCTAACGGCCAAAGAACGAGCCTTGATTTTAGGATCAGCATTTTTACTG GAATATCTGTACTTCCAAACCCGCTTCTAG
- the LOC128254109 gene encoding syntaxin-6 isoform X1 produces the protein MSLEDPFFVVKDEVFKALNKTRGLYLRWRELGESGGTEAEWTTTELRNSLRSIEWDLEDLEDTISIVEKNPSKFRIDNRELSSRRHFIDNTRDEVKQMKDKMSLNRSRDRDITAHQPLLDNDRHSPNHNHSIAIPNANTNSNSNEYHQHPHNDRTYLVECPSGIINGNSLINSGSQVVANTIAGTMSAAAAAASRHSGTKYSKLENALDSPSHYGQTHHGGMDSPSHRYVGETVSIQQRMIQGQDEQLDMISDSIGTLKTVSRQIGVELDEQAVMLDDFGNEFDTTESKLDTTMKKVAKVLHMNNDKRQWAAILILSGLLLFVIILFIIL, from the exons ATGTCTCTGGAGGATCCTTTTTTCGTAGTCAAGGA TGAGGTCTTCAAAGCTCTGAACAAAACCCGCGGCCTCTATTTGCGTTGGCGGGAGTTGGGTGAAAGTGGAGGAACGGAGGCTGAATGGACCACCACCGAGCTGCGTAACTCGCTCCGGAGCATCGAGTGGGATCTCGAGGACCTCGAGGACACTATCA GCATCGTTGAGAAGAATCCGAGCAAGTTTCGGATCGACAACCGTGAACTCTCCAGCCGGCGCCACTTCATCGACAACACGCGCGATGAGGTCAAGCAGATGAAGGATAAGATGAGCCTGAACCGGAGCAGGGACAGAGACATCACCGCACATCAGCCGCTACTGGACAACGATCGGCATAGCCCCAATCACAATCACTCCATTGCCATACCAAACGCGAAcaccaattccaattccaacgAGTACCATCAGCATCCGCACAACGATCGCACGTATTTGGTGGAGTGTCCCAGTGGCATAATCAACGGCAACTCGCTGATCAACAGTGGCAGCCAGGTGGTGGCCAATACCATTGCTGGAACCATGTCGGccgcagcggcagcagctTCCCGCCACAGTGGCACCAAGTACTCCAAGCTGGAGAATGCCCTGGACAGTCCCAGTCATTACGGGCAGACGCATCACGGCGGCATGGACAGTCCGAGTCATAGGTATGTGGGCGAGACGGTGTCCATACAGCAGCGCATGATCCAGGGGCAGGATGAGCAGCTGGACATGATCAGTGATTCAATTGGCACTCTAAAGACGGTTTCGCGGCAAATTGGCGTGGAACTCGATGAACAGGCCGTGATGCTGGATGACTTCGGAAACGAGTTCGATACCACGGAGTCCAAATTGGACACCACCATGAAGAAAGTTGCCAAAGTCTTGCACATGAATAATG ATAAACGACAATGGGCCGCCATTCTCATCCTATCCGGGCTGTTATTGTTTgtgataattttgtttattattttgtaa
- the LOC128254109 gene encoding syntaxin-6 isoform X2 yields the protein MKDKMSLNRSRDRDITAHQPLLDNDRHSPNHNHSIAIPNANTNSNSNEYHQHPHNDRTYLVECPSGIINGNSLINSGSQVVANTIAGTMSAAAAAASRHSGTKYSKLENALDSPSHYGQTHHGGMDSPSHRYVGETVSIQQRMIQGQDEQLDMISDSIGTLKTVSRQIGVELDEQAVMLDDFGNEFDTTESKLDTTMKKVAKVLHMNNDKRQWAAILILSGLLLFVIILFIIL from the exons ATGAAGGATAAGATGAGCCTGAACCGGAGCAGGGACAGAGACATCACCGCACATCAGCCGCTACTGGACAACGATCGGCATAGCCCCAATCACAATCACTCCATTGCCATACCAAACGCGAAcaccaattccaattccaacgAGTACCATCAGCATCCGCACAACGATCGCACGTATTTGGTGGAGTGTCCCAGTGGCATAATCAACGGCAACTCGCTGATCAACAGTGGCAGCCAGGTGGTGGCCAATACCATTGCTGGAACCATGTCGGccgcagcggcagcagctTCCCGCCACAGTGGCACCAAGTACTCCAAGCTGGAGAATGCCCTGGACAGTCCCAGTCATTACGGGCAGACGCATCACGGCGGCATGGACAGTCCGAGTCATAGGTATGTGGGCGAGACGGTGTCCATACAGCAGCGCATGATCCAGGGGCAGGATGAGCAGCTGGACATGATCAGTGATTCAATTGGCACTCTAAAGACGGTTTCGCGGCAAATTGGCGTGGAACTCGATGAACAGGCCGTGATGCTGGATGACTTCGGAAACGAGTTCGATACCACGGAGTCCAAATTGGACACCACCATGAAGAAAGTTGCCAAAGTCTTGCACATGAATAATG ATAAACGACAATGGGCCGCCATTCTCATCCTATCCGGGCTGTTATTGTTTgtgataattttgtttattattttgtaa